The Fibrobacter sp. DNA window ATAAAGAACCGCAAGCTTTCGCCGTGGATTCACGCCAAGACCATCCAGAAGGCGTGCGAGAGTTACCGCATCACCGACGAGCAGAAAAAAGTTTTGCGCGCCTTGAAGTAGGTTTGTATTTCTGGTGTGGCAGGCTTATTTCGAGAGCCTGTGGTTCATGTGCGCTTCGACCACGTTCACCACGTAGTCGCCGAGCTTTTCGCAGTCGTTTATCAGGTCCATGTAGTGCACGCCCATCTGGTAGCTGTAACGCTGCGCGTTCAGGTCGTTCACGTTCAGTTCCTTGAGCATCTTGCGGTAATCGTTGATTTCGAATTCGAACGCTTGGACTGCCTTCGGGTCGGCTTCGGGCCTGTTCTCGACAACCAGGAGCATCTGGGTGAGCATCTGGTCGCAGAATTTCATCATGCCGTCGATACGGCTGTATTGTTCTTCGGTGTAGTCCTCGCCGCACTTGAACTTGCGATTCAGAACGCGGGCCATGTTGTAGCAGGCGTCGCCGATACTCTCGATTTCGGAAATTTCCTTGAGCATGCACTGCAGCTTGGTCTTACTTTCGGGGCTCAGGTGACCTTCGCTTACTTTGTTCAAATACTCACCGATTTCCATTTCCAGTTTGTCGCTGATGCCTTCGTACTTTTCGATGCGGGCGAACAGTTTCGCGAATGCGGCTTCGTCTTTTAGCTTGAGGAGTTCAGGTACAAAACGGAACATCTTGAGCGTGCGTTCGGCGAACAGGTTGATTTCCTTGCGGGCTTCGAACAGCGAGAGTTCCGCGGTGCTCATGAGGCCGCCGCTGATGAACTTGATGCTGAAATCTTCGGGGTCTTCCTTTTCCTTGATGATCCTGCAGATGAGCTTTTCCATCGGTTTGATGAACCAGATGAGGAGCGCCACGTTGCACAGGTTGAACGCTGTGTGGAATCCGGAGAGGGCGTAGGTCACGCGGACGCCCGCATGGGCGATTTCTTCTTCGGTTTGTGGCACGAAGTTCGGGTCGAAGCCCACGAAATGGCAGACCATGTTCACGAACGGGTGGAATATGATGAGCACCCACACCACGCCGAATACGTTGAAGAGCATGTGGGCGAGGGCCGCGCGCCGCGCCTGCGTACTTGCCGAAAGGGCCGCGAGGTTCGAGGTGACCGTGGTACCGATGTTTTCGCCCATAACGAGCGCGATGCCCTGGTAAATCGGGAGCACGCCGCTGGAGCAGAGGAGCAACGTGATTGCCATGATGGCCGCGGAGGACTGCACGCACATCGTCAGGATTCCGCCCAGGAGCAGGAACAGGAGCGTCGAGAGCATGCCCCAGTTGCCGCAGGTCGCGAAGAAGTTGATGACCGCCTGGTTGTGCGAGAGGTCCATCGCGACGGCGTTTTCGCGGAGCGTCGTGAGGCCGAGGAACATGAACGAAAATCCGAATATGAATTCAGCGAAACTTTTCACGCTGTTCTTGCGCACATACGAAAGCGCGATGGCGAGCCCGAAGAAGGGCCACACGAAGCTGCTCATGTTGAACTGGAATCCGAATATCGACATGATCCACGCTGTGGCCGTGGTTCCGATATTTGCACCCATAATAACAGGAATGGCCTGCTTAAGCGTAAGCAGACCAGCATTAACGAAACTGACAGTCATGACGGTGGTTGCAGTCGAGGACTGCACGGCGGCGGTAACGAACGTACCCGTAAGGAGTCCACCCGCTCGGTGCTTGGTCATGGTTCCAAGGACTGCGCGGAGGTGTCCGCCGGTGAGTTTTTGCAAGCCTTCGCTCATCGTTTTCATGCCGAACATGAGGAGCGCGAGGCATCCGATCATCTTGAGGATCATTAGAGTCATAGGACATTCCTATTATGTGGCGCCACTTACCGGGGTCATCGTCGCTGCCTTTCAGCTAGTCCGGATTTGCGGCGTAGATTTATTTTGTTTCTGTTTACAAGCAATGATAGAAAAAAGCGGGCCGTGTTTCAAGGGAACGCGGGTGGAGGCGTGATTGCCGCTACGGCATGGAATGGTATCCCGGTTTGCGGAGGGGTGGTGGACTATTGCGTGTTTTTTTTGTATTTTGTTGCCTGTATGTTGAAGAAAACCCTGCTGCTTTCGTTGCTGATGTGTGCCGCTGCCTTTTCTGCGAGCGGTCGATATTGGAATACGGGTCTCGGCGGGGTTACAATGCAGCACCTTTCCATGCAGTCTTCTCCGCGTGGAGCCGCGCTTTCGGGTGCCGGCGTCGCTGACCCCGCTCGGGTATCCGAGGTGAGTCGCAACCCCCTGGCCATCACGCGCATGCGGTCCGCTGAATTCGGGCTGAACCAGATCGTGTTTGGCGATGCGGGTGCCGACAACTTCGTCTCGGTCTATTACGGGCTTCCGCTGGGCGAAAGCTACGGGCTTTCCCTCGGGCTCGAGTACCTCGGGTACGACGAAATCGAGGGCCGCGACGAGAATGGCGAGCTTGCCGCTGAATATGGGGCTTATGCCTGGGCCGCTCAGGCCGGCTTCGGCAACCGCGGCAAGGCGTTCGGGTGGTCGCTCTCCGCGCGTTTCGCGTACCAGACTATCGACGATGAATCGAATATCGCCATCCTCGCCGATGGTGGCGTAATCTACCGCGTCATGCAGTACATTTCTTTCGGTGCGACCGTCACGAATTTCGGGTACGTGACCGAAAGCGAATACGACCACGCGCATGAATCCGCCCCGCTGGCCCTGCAGGCGGGCATTACGGGCATTGTCCCGGTCGCGCGCATTTTCAATCTCGAGAGCCTCTGGGAAGTTCACCTCTCCGCCGACATCTACCGCCGTGCCGACATGGACGATCCCGAATGGCGCTTCGGCACCGAAATCGCCTACCAGGAATTCCTCTTGTTACGCATGGGTTACGCGCTGCGCCCGCATACCGAAGACGGCTTCAGCGCCGGTATCGGGTTCTCCTTCGGCATGGTCGTGTTCGACTACGGCTATTCGCCGCGCCCTGCGCTTGGCTCCGGCAACCACTACCTCGGTCTCGGCCTGCGTTTCTAGCGGCTTTCCCATCTTAGCACGTCGAGTGCTTTTGTATCTGGTACGTGATGCTTCCGCGGCTGATTCCCAGCTTGTGCGCTGCGCGGCTCTTGTTCCAGTCGCATGATTCGAGCGCTTCCTTGATGACTATCCATTCGGGCGCGATGGCGCGTTTCTTTGCCCACAGGTTCTCTCCGCTCATCCGTTTCTGGACGATGCTCTCCTCGTTCACGGCGGTCGACGAGTATTCCTCGCAGAGGACTTCCCTGATATGGATTCCGTGTGATTTCAGGAGCGCATAGCGCTGCAGTACGTTTTTCAGCTGGCGCACGTTGCCGGGCCATTTGAACTGCTTGAGCGAATCGATTTCGTCGAGCGAGAGCCTGCCTTTGGGCGGTTCGAAATGCGTGCGCCTCGCGTTTTCGCAGATGCCGCTCCAGATACTTACTGCGATGTCGTCAAAGTCGCTGCGGTCGCGCAACGGCGGGATGAATATCGGGAACACGTTCAGCCTGAAGAACAGGTCTTCGCGGAAGCGCTTCGCCGCGATTTCCTTTTTGAGATCGCGGTTC harbors:
- a CDS encoding Na/Pi cotransporter family protein — protein: MTLMILKMIGCLALLMFGMKTMSEGLQKLTGGHLRAVLGTMTKHRAGGLLTGTFVTAAVQSSTATTVMTVSFVNAGLLTLKQAIPVIMGANIGTTATAWIMSIFGFQFNMSSFVWPFFGLAIALSYVRKNSVKSFAEFIFGFSFMFLGLTTLRENAVAMDLSHNQAVINFFATCGNWGMLSTLLFLLLGGILTMCVQSSAAIMAITLLLCSSGVLPIYQGIALVMGENIGTTVTSNLAALSASTQARRAALAHMLFNVFGVVWVLIIFHPFVNMVCHFVGFDPNFVPQTEEEIAHAGVRVTYALSGFHTAFNLCNVALLIWFIKPMEKLICRIIKEKEDPEDFSIKFISGGLMSTAELSLFEARKEINLFAERTLKMFRFVPELLKLKDEAAFAKLFARIEKYEGISDKLEMEIGEYLNKVSEGHLSPESKTKLQCMLKEISEIESIGDACYNMARVLNRKFKCGEDYTEEQYSRIDGMMKFCDQMLTQMLLVVENRPEADPKAVQAFEFEINDYRKMLKELNVNDLNAQRYSYQMGVHYMDLINDCEKLGDYVVNVVEAHMNHRLSK
- a CDS encoding PorV/PorQ family protein, with product MLKKTLLLSLLMCAAAFSASGRYWNTGLGGVTMQHLSMQSSPRGAALSGAGVADPARVSEVSRNPLAITRMRSAEFGLNQIVFGDAGADNFVSVYYGLPLGESYGLSLGLEYLGYDEIEGRDENGELAAEYGAYAWAAQAGFGNRGKAFGWSLSARFAYQTIDDESNIAILADGGVIYRVMQYISFGATVTNFGYVTESEYDHAHESAPLALQAGITGIVPVARIFNLESLWEVHLSADIYRRADMDDPEWRFGTEIAYQEFLLLRMGYALRPHTEDGFSAGIGFSFGMVVFDYGYSPRPALGSGNHYLGLGLRF
- a CDS encoding sigma 54-interacting transcriptional regulator encodes the protein MKDPKKLLQIAANSSVTVLIQGESGAGKEVAARYIHDHSPRRFGPFVALNCGALAQNLIESTLEGSVKGAFTGAYADQKGIVRAANGGTLFLDEIGELPLDAQSKFLRILQEKAVLPVGSSKSIPVDFRLICATNRDLKKEIAAKRFREDLFFRLNVFPIFIPPLRDRSDFDDIAVSIWSGICENARRTHFEPPKGRLSLDEIDSLKQFKWPGNVRQLKNVLQRYALLKSHGIHIREVLCEEYSSTAVNEESIVQKRMSGENLWAKKRAIAPEWIVIKEALESCDWNKSRAAHKLGISRGSITYQIQKHSTC